In Musa acuminata AAA Group cultivar baxijiao chromosome BXJ2-3, Cavendish_Baxijiao_AAA, whole genome shotgun sequence, the following proteins share a genomic window:
- the LOC103978057 gene encoding L-type lectin-domain containing receptor kinase SIT2-like, producing MNADIVLISANDLLTSAQIMPALPAPLPRLLLLLLLLSMYSPTLATEFLFNGFKEAANLSLDASALITSNGVLQLTNDSKRQIGHAFLSSPVHMLHNRSVAASFSTAFVFDIVTVNGSGGDGLAFVVATSKTLPGAQNGQFLGLLSTQNNGNFSNHLFAIEFDTVKAIGPFTDIDENHVGVDVNSLESNVSKSAAYYADGGKKVSVDLLSAQPIQAWIDYNGVTSILNVTIAPLPLPRPRRPLISHAIDLSPIFKEYMYVGFSAATGKLTSYHYIMGWSFSTDGVASSLDLSQLPLPPRQKEASPASKASILKTAVLSSIVTLLVIVLVISIFMYLRKQAKLSENLEDWESYYPHRFPYKELYKATKGFQDTELLGSGGFGQVYRGTLRRTGEVVAVKKISSNSRQGVREFIAEISSLGRMRHRNLVQLQGWCKRNEDLLLVYDFMPNGSLDTFLYDHDKSQQLSWNHRFKILKDIAFGLLYLHEEWEQVVVHRDIKSNNVLLDADMNARLGDFGLARLHEHGENPHTTHVVGTLGYIPPETCHAGRAAPSSDVFAYGILLFEVACGRRPIQPAAPPSELVLMEWVRKRHMEDKLLEVVDPRLGGLYPEQEIKLVLRLGLLCSQSIPEARPTMSQVTRYLDGTDGLTDDVAFVFSEADSMDLASRLSITSSWSGLGSRSLH from the coding sequence ATGAACGCAGATATTGTTTTGATCAGTGCAAACGACCTCCTTACTTCTGCTCAAATCATGCCTGCATTGCCAGCTCCCCTTCcacgtcttcttcttctcctcctcctcctctccatgtATTCTCCAACTCTAGCCACCGAGTTCCTCTTCAATGGGTTCAAAGAAGCTGCTAATTTGAGCTTGGATGCCTCGGCCCTTATCACTTCCAATGGAGTTCTCCAGCTGACCAATGACAGCAAGAGACAGATAGGtcatgcttttctttcttctccgGTGCACATGCTTCACAACCGATCCGTTGCCGCCTCATTCAGCACGGCCTTCGTGTTCGACATCGTCACTGTTAATGGCAGTGGCGGCGATGGCCTGGCCTTTGTTGTTGCCACCTCCAAAACCCTGCCTGGAGCTCAGAATGGCCAGTTCCTTGGACTCCTCAGCACCCAGAACAATGGCAATTTCTCCAATCATCTCTTTGCCATAGAATTCGACACGGTGAAGGCCATTGGACCATTCACTGACATCGATGAGAACCATGTCGGTGTGGATGTCAACAGCCTCGAATCAAATGTCTCAAAGTCCGCCGCCTATTACGCAGATGGTGGGAAGAAGGTGTCGGTAGATCTGCTGAGCGCGCAGCCAATCCAGGCCTGGATCGACTACAACGGTGTCACAAGCATTCTGAACGTGACCATCGCTCCGCTGCCGCTCCCCAGACCACGCCGCCCTCTCATATCGCACGCCATCGATCTATCGCCAATTTTCAAGGAGTATATGTACGTCGGGTTCTCCGCCGCTACCGGAAAGCTCACAAGCTACCACTATATCATGGGTTGGAGCTTCAGCACGGATGGAGTCGCGTCGAGCCTCGATCTATCTCAGCTGCCCCTTCCACCAAGGCAAAAGGAAGCATCACCAGCTTCAAAAGCTAGCATACTGAAGACCGCAGTGTTGTCTTCCATTGTGACGCTGCTCGTTATAGTGCTTGTGATCTCCATTTTCATGTACTTAAGGAAGCAAGCGAAACTGTCTGAGAACCTCGAGGACTGGGAGTCGTATTACCCCCACAGGTTCCCATATAAGGAGCTCTACAAAGCAACCAAAGGGTTCCAAGATACGGAGCTCCTCGGCTCGGGAGGCTTTGGCCAAGTCTACAGGGGCACTCTGCGGCGCACCGGAGAAGTGGTCGCCGTAAAGAAGATCTCCAGCAATTCAAGACAAGGAGTAAGAGAGTTCATAGCCGAGATCTCAAGTTTAGGCCGGATGAGGCACAGGAACTTGGTGCAGCTCCAAGGATGGTGCAAGCGGAACGAGGACCTCCTCCTCGTCTACGACTTCATGCCCAATGGGAGCCTCGACACCTTCCTCTACGACCACGACAAGAGCCAGCAACTGAGTTGGAACCACAGGTTCAAGATCCTCAAGGACATAGCTTTCGGCCTCCTCTACCTGCACGAAGAATGGGAGCAAGTGGTCGTCCACAGAGACATCAAGTCCAACAACGTGCTACTGGACGCCGACATGAACGCAAGGCTGGGTGATTTCGGCCTCGCTAGACTGCACGAGCACGGAGAGAATCCTCACACAACCCATGTCGTGGGAACTCTCGGATACATCCCGCCGGAAACGTGTCACGCCGGTAGGGCTGCTCCCAGTTCTGACGTGTTCGCCTACGGCATACTGCTCTTCGAAGTGGCCTGCGGCCGGAGGCCGATACAGCCTGCTGCTCCGCCGAGTGAGCTGGTGTTGATGGAGTGGGTGAGAAAACGCCACATGGAGGACAAACTACTGGAGGTTGTTGATCCACGACTGGGCGGGTTGTACCCGGAGCAGGAGATCAAGCTGGTGCTGAGGCTTGGGCTGCTTTGCTCTCAGTCCATCCCTGAAGCGCGGCCAACCATGAGTCAGGTGACGCGGTATCTCGACGGCACCGACGGCCTGACAGATGATGTTGCGTTTGTGTTCTCAGAAGCCGATTCGATGGATTTGGCATCTCGGCTGTCGATCACTTCATCTTGGAGTGGTCTGGGCTCTCGGTCGCTCCATTAA